cCCTGTAGAACTGAGGggtatgctggtccatctcctgtggaactgagggagtacGCTTGTCCgtctcctgtggaactgagggagtatgctggtccatctcctgtggaactgagggagtatgctggtgCATCTCCTGTGAAACTGAGGGAGTACGCTTGTCCgtctcctgtggaactgagggagtatgctggtccgTCTCCTGTGggactgagggagtatgctggtccatctcctgtagAAACTGAGAGAGTACGCTGGTCCGTCTCCTCTGGAACTGAGGGAGGATGCTGGTCCGTCTCCTGTGGGACggagggagtatgctggtccgTCTCCTGTGggactgagggagtatgctggtccatctcctgtggaactgagggagtacgctggtccatctcctgtgggACTGAgagagtatgctggtccatctcctgtggaactgagagAGTACGCTGGTCCGTCTCCTGTGGGACTGAGGGAATATGCTGGTCCATCTCttgtggaactgagggagtacGCTGGTCCGTCTCCTGTGggactgagggagtatgctggtccatctctTGTGGAACTGAGAGAGTACACTGGTCCGTCTCCTGTGggactgagggagtatgctggtccatctctTGTGGAACTGAGAGAGTACACTGGTCCGTCTCCTGTGggactgagggagtatgctggtccatctctTGTGGAACTGAGAGAGTACACTGGTCCGTCTCCTGTGggactgagggagtatgctgtTCCATCTCCTGTAGAACTGAGAGAGTACACTGGTCCGTCTCCTGTGGGAGTATGCTGGTCCgtctcctgtggaactgagggagtatgctggtccgTCTCCTGTGGGACTAGTGTAGCATATTGATCCTCAACAATTGACTGAGCAATTTGAAGGTTGGACTCACCATCATTCATAACTGTAGAATATAAATCTTCTTCCTGCAAatattgtttatgatttaatttaAGAATTTAACCATATTTTTGGTATATTCAAcagttagaaaaaaaatgttaacatatTTCTCAATTATCTaacaattatttacatttacaataaGTGTCTGAAAACATTTGAATGAGTCATTGTGGATGAATAGTAAGATTTATGAAGCAAAAAGTGTTTATAAACATCCGTTTTGATGGTGTTTCAGAAACCTTTTTTTAACATATAAGTTTCATAAATCATTAGATTATTCAAGGAACCTAGTAGGGAAAGTGTCTCGATCATATCCCGTTAAGCACAACCTGTATAATTAATCTGTTGTAAAATAACTAATTGACGGTACTTccaaatgcatatatatgtatatacatttttcatcTGAAATGATGTAATCACTACAATACAGGGTCATTCAATATTTACCTTCATTTCGTAGTTTAAAATTAAATCGACATCTGGTATTACTGGTGACATTGCCATATCATTCTGAAAGAATAACAAATAATAGAATTACAAAGGAACGAAATGCAAAAGTTCATTATTATGCCATAGTATGACTTAATAAGTGTCGCAcactaacacatacttatatctAATATTTTACCTGAAGACTTTCCATAATTCCACTAAGTCCAGAGATATGCAAGGTTTCCTCTTCAGAATAACTGTTGTCGACTACATTCTCTTCTCTGTCAGGAAGATATCCTGTGTCATCAGATGAGTCATCAGAATTTGCCAAGTCATTTTCATCCATGCTAGAGTACACAGACTCTGTACTAGACTCATCAGATTCTCTGTCTCCCCCAATACATGTACCGGTAATTCTAGCTCTGCCACGCCCACCTCTTGCTCTGCTATGCCCACCTCTAGTTCTGGCGGTACCATGCCCTCCTCTGTTCAGTAATCTACCATGCCCTCCTCTGGTCCTAGCTCTGCCACGCCCTCCTCTGGTCCTAGCTCTGCCACGCCCACCTCTGGTTCTGGCTGTACCATGCCCTCCTCTGGTCCTCACTCTACCATGTCCTCCTCTGGTCCTACCTCCACCACAACCTCTTCTGAAGATAATGAGTTTAACTAGAGTCTAGCATACCATCAGATGGCAATATCTCTGTATAGGTTTCAAAGTGATTTGACAGGTTTGACAAATCAACGACAATTAAAAACagtctacagaaaaaaattacaCTGTACCTTCAAAAATATGACGTGGGGATAATGGTCTGTCGTTTCTGAACTTACCTTACACCTTCTAGGTCTCGTGTTACCCATCCTTCAACATAGACAGAGTTTTCACAGGGATGGTCTGTATCTTTCAAACAGGGTTCACAAAAGCAGCCGAGATTCCTTGTAGAAATCTTGTTCTTTTCCACAGTTTTAGCACATTGTATTTTTCTAATACCAACAAGAGTTTTTGTGTTTGTTCTATCTCGCCTGTTTCTGTCGTTATCATCCACAAGGAACAATGTTCTTTTGGAATTTTCTTCATCTTTTTCAAGTTTTTGAGCATAGTTGAAAAAATCCTATGCATTGTTTACGACTGCTTTCTGACCAAGGACACCTCTTCTTACAAAGCTTTTCACAACAGCTCCTGCCCCATCAGAAGGGCCTTTTCCGTGACGAGAACCAAAGAAATGTCTTTCGGATGGGAACCCAAAATCCAAGATACTGTATGACAAATCAGTTAATGGTTGTCTTGACTTATATTGAGCAGAACATCCATCAGTCATTTGGATTTCCTTATTGATCACAAGTCCTTGTTGTTCTGTCAGATGCTTGTTTGctatttttacaaatttcatTACAGCGTGTGCATCGTGTTGTTTGTCTTCTGAAATGAAGATTAGTGATTCTACTACAGTTTCATCACAACCTGCCTTCAAACATCTGTAGAAGGCAATAATTGGATGAATTGTTACTTGTTCGTGCCGCCAGTGAGCactttgtatttcattttgagataTACATGCAAAGTTCTCTGAAAAATCCATATTCAGCAATACATAGCCTTCAGGAATTTTCTTTcgtaattttgaaaattggtctTGCTGCCATGCAGCAACAAACAAGTGTTGTGCCAAAGGTTGTAACTCTTTTGACAATTCCACCACCACTTCAGTGCAGCTTTGTTTCTTGGTTACTAGCATCATTCTTATACATGTAACGTCCTTTCcattaacagttttttttaactcTTTCCCATTTGGTGTATGTAACCTCCTCCTCTATGCACTGTGTAGCAAGAGGCTGGTAATGGGCTACAATGTTGTCTACACTACAATCTAAATATTTGCGCATGATGCATTCCTGCTGATGATATCTTCCACTTTTTTGACACAGTGTTATTCCTAAGCACTCATATTTGTCCTTCATCTTGATCTCAGACCCTTTCTTTGTGGCCAATTGATTCAAAGCtttcaatttcaggtcaatattGGTACATAGGTCACACAAACACCCTTCCCAGTGTTGCTTTCTGGTTGACTCAATGTTATTTGGCTTGTTCCTTTTGAAAGTTGACATACTGACAGAAACATTGGGGTGATTTTCTTTGAAATCTGCATACACTGAGGTTATGGGCTTGTCCAGCACTTTCCTTTCCAAATTGTCCTGTTTAACTCTCTTTGCTGATGGAAGATTTGTTGAGACATCTGGCCTTTCAAAAAAGTCTCCAATCAATTTCTGTACATCCTCACTTGTGGCATCCTTCATTCGCTTTCTTTGAGAATCTTCTTGGTTTTTGGAGCCCTTGCTAATAACTGATTCCCTGATCCcaatgtattttgaaaatgtattgtTGAGTCTGTACTTCTTCAAGAAAGATATTTTTCTTATAAACTTTCTTTTTAATGCCTTGTCATCATGGATGATGTTTTGCAAGACAGCTGAAGACTTGTCCATAAATTGAAGCTTTCTCTGTGTTTCTGTCCTTTTACTTTTTGGTTTACATTGTCTTGTTTCCTCGGTCATatttgcttttctttctttcaatgTTCTTCGATACTCTCTATCTTTTTCCTTTACTCTCCTCCTTTTTTGGCTGGAATGTCTTGATCTTCATTCAGCCTTTTTCTCTCTCCAGTATTCTCGCTTTTTCTCTCTCTCCTTCCTGGTTAGAATCCTTGCTGGTTTATTCTGCTGAGGTTTAATGCCCCTTGCTTTAAGTCTTTCCCTGTACCTAACAGATAATATATCACATATTACTTTCTTTAAATAGCAGTTTTTAaatctaaagaaaaaaaattatattttctttcaatGGTCAAAAAAGTagttatgaaatatatatactggtttACAAGCAGAATTACTTGATTTTCTACAACATcttcaaataaaacaatgtctGTTCCAATTActattgttttcaaaacgaactGACAAGTTTTAATACCTCTTTTGCCGCTCCTTAGATATTATGTTGTCAGTTTGAATCTGTTCCTTTGTTCTGTTTGCTCTGGCggttttctttctttctctttctttttgtttataattttcatcatttttctttCGCTCTCTGTACCTGTGTAAATTGAAACAATGTGAGTTGTCATTTATTGGTCCATTATTCTAATACATATCTGGATTTATTAGGCCTGAAAGCATTACTTAATACAAATGTCATGATAATTTTTGGATATTGCTAAAAAGTGAGAAATATTTCTGCCAATACCAGTTTGATGCAAAATATTTAGGTAACAAACTGCTTACTATAACTGGTCAGTTAAGCTGTGATGTTTGTAAAATGTAATGATGTGgcaatacaaattacatttaacagtattaaaatattaatgtttcaACTCGTACCTGCGAGCTCTCTCCGCATCTGTTAAGGTATGCTGAACTGTAGTGGATCCGGATGTGGCATTCACAGCTTTGTGTCGAGTGCGGAAGTTCTGgtgtgaaattttgaaaatttgtagATTCTGAGCAATTTTGTTTC
This genomic stretch from Pecten maximus chromosome 16, xPecMax1.1, whole genome shotgun sequence harbors:
- the LOC117344734 gene encoding basic proline-rich protein-like; its protein translation is MLYAGPSPVGLREYAGPSPVELREYAGPSPVGLREYAGPSLVELREYAGPSPVGLREYAGPSLVELREYTGPSPVGLREYAGPSLVELREYTGPSPVGLREYAGPSLVELREYTGPSPVGLREYAVPSPVELREYTGPSPVGVCWSVSCGTEGVCWSVSCGTSVAY